From Cyclopterus lumpus isolate fCycLum1 chromosome 4, fCycLum1.pri, whole genome shotgun sequence, a single genomic window includes:
- the LOC117729839 gene encoding uncharacterized protein LOC117729839, with translation MPAAMHLTVLGYLFAVAVCKGAVSQVTEISTRAANQPSLAETNNGTTTNNAQQPPTATHHITTAVTSEKESSSPPPSTSPQTPNRTEEIHFSATPQTNQTSKNTVSSGSTLSSASKSPNVTATTTVNTTSPDLLQKWKIDYLGPHRGPVAIICIFCIMFALVLVVVTVKCIRSSRNNFERLEEVPMNKVNEESPFAKYSK, from the exons ATGCCTGCAGCGATGCACCTCACTGTGCTAGGGTATCTGTTTGCAGTGGCTGTTTGTAAAG GTGCAGTCAGCCAGGTAACGGAGATAAGCACACGTGCTGCAAACCAACCCAGTTTGGCTGAGACAAATAATGGCACAACCACCAACAATGCACAACAGCCTCCAACAGCAACACACCACATTACCACTGCAGTCACTTCAGAAAAGGAGTCATCATCCCCACCGCCCTCGACTTCACCACAAACACCCAACAGGACAGAGGAAATACATTTCAGTGCCACTCCTCAGACCAACCAGACCTCCAAGAACACAGTTTCCAGCGGATCGACACTCTCATCAGCATCAAAGTCACCAAACGTCACAGCAACCACCACTGTAAACACAACCAGCCCAG ATCTTCTACAGAAGTGGAAAATAGATTACTTGGGTCCACATCGCGGCCCCGTGGCCATCATTTGCATCTTCTGTATCATGTTTGCCCTCGTGCTGGTGGTTGTCACCGTGAAATGTATCCGATCATCGAGGAATAACTTTGAGAGGCTGGAAGAAGTGCCGATG AACAAAGTGAACGAGGAGTCTCCATTCGCCAAGTACTCAAAATGA
- the LOC117729553 gene encoding mpv17-like protein 2 yields MLPRVGKRFLVQMQHILKPLFQGRNQLLTNTLSGGILMGLGDILQQSWKNFQNPDRVRDWRMTGRMFTVGCSFGPLLTYWYIWLDGVFVGKALKTVGKKVLVDQVVASPFMGLWYFVGMGLLEGHTLSEGWKEFTNKFWDLYKADCCVWPPAQMINFYFLPPKFRVVYINVITVGWDTYLSFLKHRDG; encoded by the exons ATGCTTCCCAGGGTGGGGAAACGGTTTCTGGTCCAGATGCAGCACATCTTGAAGCCGCTCTTCCAGGGCCGGAACCAGCTGCTCACAAACACCCTGAGTGGAGGAATATTAATGGGTCTAGGAGATATTTTACAGCAGAGCTGGAAAAATTTCCAGAATCCAGACAGAGTCCGGGACTGGAGGATGACAG GTCGCATGTTTACGGTGGGCTGCTCCTTCGGGCCTTTGCTGACATACTGGTACATCTGGCTGGATGGAGTGTTTGTGGGCAAAGCTCTGAAAACGGTGGGAAAGAAGGTTCTGGTGGACCAGGTGGTCGCTTCGCCGTTTATGGGGTTGTGGTATTTTGTAG GTATGGGTCTCCTGGAGGGACACACTTTATCCGAAGGATGGAAGGAGTTTACAAACAAGTTCTGGGACCTTTATAAG GCAGACTGTTGTGTTTGGCCTCCTGCTCAGATGATCAACTTTTACTTCCTCCCGCCTAAATTCCGTGTTGTGTACATCAACGTTATCACCGTAGGGTGGGACACCTACCTTTCCTTCCTCAAACACAGA GACGGATAA